In one window of Drosophila ananassae strain 14024-0371.13 chromosome XR, ASM1763931v2, whole genome shotgun sequence DNA:
- the LOC6504500 gene encoding WW domain-containing adapter protein with coiled-coil homolog isoform X2: MVMHARKPQRMNDGYFEKHTSHTSYQSSKYSSSKRDYERDRSSNYRDRDLSPGGGGGGGGGGGGGSGGGGGGSSGNGGGGGGPLNNGNSYRSQSPDIDSPSSRSHDLRDRSDHRGGGGGSGRGGSGERYSFIQKMRDRDRDAYKKDKYSDKRDRRGNDRDSESSYRTNHDRDRRGGGGGGGGGSGAGGKLCSSRENDKRSGSDDRDRDRDRDMRDLRDKRDRGSDRDRDLYKKDKYADKRERSDRGERTARYGDWSEHVSSSGKMYYYNCKTEISQWEKPKEWVDRERNLPRDQHREKDYRDKDRDRDRDDRFSRSNKFLSAYKHSNSSRDNSRLRWNYDNDGPPSHRRRLDGRHNDNADMDISGDSTPTSEASYSLSGTPTAHSGGGGGGGGSGGGGGGGGGNGGDQPMGNALPRLASHPNASSSNSSVSGGPLGAAAVVAASAAVAAAALHYGGGGAGLVTGATMLPTSGLSSVGANSSGSNSAGGSSNSSNSGSSLRNSVVGHIGSTSGTTVPTLASQDPHQHPHHLNSNAPLPPGAKGKDQALLMRQKMHLGLGVLDGGGGSASDSVVNHAYNSVNNSVTGGSLSSLRDNNVNSPLYMPHPHHSLSPSLTSYTKSPIPTIVGHTNNVSNAYSCSTPFGLKSSLDGGLLVASASPATPTASSVVSGGVNSCVGQNIVPGLGPVSGISVITSMGSNSASNSGATGIGEGPPTPTQELDLSGSVLDQQAQQAAAVAAAAAAAAAGMSQQLAAQQRGKLDGASSATLSTLQSCVGSSVQAANLRGPEISPKLAKYFRADLIAHVTNWQAEVLERQAQKCCEDTHLFGDITCTRICAELKCARSLVRSTEINATLQEQKIMYLRQQIRRIEESKTQNAFMSDDT, translated from the exons ATGGTAATGCATGCTAGAAAACCGCAGCGTATGAACGATGG GTACTTTGAGAAGCATACCAGTCACACATCCTACCAG AGCTCAAAGTACAGCAGTTCAAAGCGCGACTACGAACGCGACCGTTCCTCCAATTACCGCGATCGCGACCTGTCAcctggcggcggcggcggaggcggtggcggcggcggcggtggcagcggcggaggcggtggcggcagcagcggcaatggcggcggcggcggcggaccACTAAACAATGGCAACAGCTATCGCTCCCAGTCGCCGGACATTGATTCGCCATCGTCGCGGTCGCACGATCTCAGGGATCGCAGCGATCACcggggcggcggcggcggcagtggGCGTGGCGGCAGCGGCGAACGCTACAGTTTCATCCAAAAGATGCGCGACAGGGATCGCGATGCCTACAAGAAGGATAAATATTCAG ACAAACGCGATCGGCGGGGCAATGACCGGGACTCGGAGTCGTCGTATCGCACCAACCACGACAGGGATCGGCGCGGCGGTggaggcggcggtggcggaggCAGCGGGGCCGGTGGCAAGCTCTGCTCCTCCAGGGAGAACGACAAGCGTTCCGGTTCCGATGACCGCGACCGGGACAGGGATCGGGACATGCGCGATCTGCGCGACAAGCGGGATCGGGGCTCTGATCGCGATCGGGATTTGTACAAGAAGGACAAGTACGCAG acaaacgCGAAAGGAGCGATCGCGGCGAGCGAACAGCGCGCTACGGCGACTGGAGTGAGCACGTAAGCTCGTCGG GGAAAATGTATTACTACAACTGCAAGACGGAGATCTCCCAGTGGGAGAAGCCAAAGGAATGGGTGGATAGGGAAAG GAATTTGCCGCGTGATCAGCACCGTGAGAAGGACTATCGTGACAAGGATCGCGATCGGGACCGCGATGATCGCTTCTCCAGATCGA ATAAATTTCTTTCAGCTTACAAACATTCCAATTCTTCGCGGGACAATTCACGACTGAGATGGAATTACGACAACGATGGCCCGCCCAGCCATCGAAGGCGTTTGGATG GACGACACAATGACAATGCTGACATGGACATAAGCGGCGACTCGACGCCCACCTCAGAGGCCAGCTACTCCCTGAGCGGCACGCCCACGGCACACAgcggtggtggcggcggcggcggtggaagcggtggaggaggaggtggaggtggaggaaaTGGTGGCGACCAGCCCATGGGCAACGCCCTGCCCCGCCTGGCCTCCCATCCCAatgccagcagcagcaactcctCGGTGTCGGGAGGACCGCTTGGCGCCGCTGCCGTAGTGGCAGCATCGGCAGCTGTAGCGGCAGCGGCACTCCACTATGGCGGCGGTGGGGCGGGACTGGTGACGGGAGCCACCATGCTGCCCACCAGTGGCCTGTCCTCCGTGGGGGCGaacagcagcggcagcaacagtgccggcggcagcagcaacagcagcaacagcggcagcagccTAAGGAACTCGGTCGTCGGCCACATTGGCTCCACCTCTGGA ACAACTGTGCCGACGTTGGCGAGTCAGGATCCGCACCAACATCCCCATCATCTGAACTCGAATGCTCCCCTGCCGCCCGGAGCCAAAGGCAAGGATCAGGCCCTGCTGATGCGCCAGAAGATGCACCTGGGCCTGGGCGTCTTGGACGGTGGTGGCGGTTCGGCGTCAGATTCGGTCGTAAATCATGCCTACAATTCGGTCAACAACTCGGTCACTGGCGGCAGTCTAAGCAGCTTACG GGATAATAATGTTAACTCCCCGCTGTATATGCCCCATCCGCATCATAGCCTTTCCCCGTCGCTCACCAGCTACACCAAGAGTCCCATACCGACGATTGTCGGGCACACGAACAATGTGAGCAACGCCTACTCCTGCAGCACACCCTTCGGACTGAAGTCGAGCCTTGACGGCGGCCTACTGGTGGCCTCCGCTTCCCCGGCCACGCCCACTGCCTCATCCGTCGTTAGCGGCGGCGTCAATAGCTGCGTTGGCCAAAATATAGTGCCCGGTTTGGGCCCCGTCAGCGGTATCAGTGTGATCACGTCGATGGGCAGCAACAGTGCCTCCAATAGCGGTGCGACAGGCATTGGCGAGGGACCACCGACGCCCACCCAGGAGCTGGATCTGAGCGGTTCTGTGCTGGATCAGCAGGCGCAGCAAGCGGCCGCCgtagcagcagcggcagcagcagcagcggccgGCATGAGCCAGCAACTGGCAGCGCAGCAGAGAGGCAAAT TGGATGGCGCATCATCGGCCACTCTGAGCACGCTGCAGAGCTGTGTGGGATCGTCGGTGCAGGCGGCCAACCTGCGAGGTCCCGAGATATCGCCCAAACTGGCCAAATACTTTCGCGCTGATCTGATCGCGCACGTAACGAACTGGCAGGCGGAGGTGCTGGAGCGTCAG GCGCAGAAATGCTGCGAGGATACACATCTGTTTGGGGACATCACCTGCACGAGGATATGTGCGGAGCTGAAGTGTGCCAGGAGTTTAGTGAGGAGCACAGAGATCAACGCCACCCTGCAGGAACAGAA AATCATGTATCTGCGCCAGCAGATCCGCCGGATTGAGGAGTCGAAGACTCAGAACGCGTTCATGTCGGACGATACTTAG
- the LOC6504500 gene encoding WW domain-containing adapter protein with coiled-coil homolog isoform X7 has protein sequence MVMHARKPQRMNDGYFEKHTSHTSYQSSKYSSSKRDYERDRSSNYRDRDLSPGGGGGGGGGGGGGSGGGGGGSSGNGGGGGGPLNNGNSYRSQSPDIDSPSSRSHDLRDRSDHRGGGGGSGRGGSGERYSFIQKMRDRDRDAYKKDKYSDKRDRRGNDRDSESSYRTNHDRDRRGGGGGGGGGSGAGGKLCSSRENDKRSGSDDRDRDRDRDMRDLRDKRDRGSDRDRDLYKKDKYADKRERSDRGERTARYGDWSEHVSSSGKMYYYNCKTEISQWEKPKEWVDRERNLPRDQHREKDYRDKDRDRDRDDRFSRSNKFLSAYKHSNSSRDNSRLRWNYDNDGPPSHRRRLDGRHNDNADMDISGDSTPTSEASYSLSGTPTAHSGGGGGGGGSGGGGGGGGGNGGDQPMGNALPRLASHPNASSSNSSVSGGPLGAAAVVAASAAVAAAALHYGGGGAGLVTGATMLPTSGLSSVGANSSGSNSAGGSSNSSNSGSSLRNSVVGHIGSTSGTTVPTLASQDPHQHPHHLNSNAPLPPGAKGKDQALLMRQKMHLGLGVLDGGGGSASDSVVNHAYNSVNNSVTGGSLSSLRLSPSLTSYTKSPIPTIVGHTNNVSNAYSCSTPFGLKSSLDGGLLVASASPATPTASSVVSGGVNSCVGQNIVPGLGPVSGISVITSMGSNSASNSGATGIGEGPPTPTQELDLSGSVLDQQAQQAAAVAAAAAAAAAGMSQQLAAQQRGKLDGASSATLSTLQSCVGSSVQAANLRGPEISPKLAKYFRADLIAHVTNWQAEVLERQVSCEKCCEDTHLFGDITCTRICAELKCARSLVRSTEINATLQEQKIMYLRQQIRRIEESKTQNAFMSDDT, from the exons ATGGTAATGCATGCTAGAAAACCGCAGCGTATGAACGATGG GTACTTTGAGAAGCATACCAGTCACACATCCTACCAG AGCTCAAAGTACAGCAGTTCAAAGCGCGACTACGAACGCGACCGTTCCTCCAATTACCGCGATCGCGACCTGTCAcctggcggcggcggcggaggcggtggcggcggcggcggtggcagcggcggaggcggtggcggcagcagcggcaatggcggcggcggcggcggaccACTAAACAATGGCAACAGCTATCGCTCCCAGTCGCCGGACATTGATTCGCCATCGTCGCGGTCGCACGATCTCAGGGATCGCAGCGATCACcggggcggcggcggcggcagtggGCGTGGCGGCAGCGGCGAACGCTACAGTTTCATCCAAAAGATGCGCGACAGGGATCGCGATGCCTACAAGAAGGATAAATATTCAG ACAAACGCGATCGGCGGGGCAATGACCGGGACTCGGAGTCGTCGTATCGCACCAACCACGACAGGGATCGGCGCGGCGGTggaggcggcggtggcggaggCAGCGGGGCCGGTGGCAAGCTCTGCTCCTCCAGGGAGAACGACAAGCGTTCCGGTTCCGATGACCGCGACCGGGACAGGGATCGGGACATGCGCGATCTGCGCGACAAGCGGGATCGGGGCTCTGATCGCGATCGGGATTTGTACAAGAAGGACAAGTACGCAG acaaacgCGAAAGGAGCGATCGCGGCGAGCGAACAGCGCGCTACGGCGACTGGAGTGAGCACGTAAGCTCGTCGG GGAAAATGTATTACTACAACTGCAAGACGGAGATCTCCCAGTGGGAGAAGCCAAAGGAATGGGTGGATAGGGAAAG GAATTTGCCGCGTGATCAGCACCGTGAGAAGGACTATCGTGACAAGGATCGCGATCGGGACCGCGATGATCGCTTCTCCAGATCGA ATAAATTTCTTTCAGCTTACAAACATTCCAATTCTTCGCGGGACAATTCACGACTGAGATGGAATTACGACAACGATGGCCCGCCCAGCCATCGAAGGCGTTTGGATG GACGACACAATGACAATGCTGACATGGACATAAGCGGCGACTCGACGCCCACCTCAGAGGCCAGCTACTCCCTGAGCGGCACGCCCACGGCACACAgcggtggtggcggcggcggcggtggaagcggtggaggaggaggtggaggtggaggaaaTGGTGGCGACCAGCCCATGGGCAACGCCCTGCCCCGCCTGGCCTCCCATCCCAatgccagcagcagcaactcctCGGTGTCGGGAGGACCGCTTGGCGCCGCTGCCGTAGTGGCAGCATCGGCAGCTGTAGCGGCAGCGGCACTCCACTATGGCGGCGGTGGGGCGGGACTGGTGACGGGAGCCACCATGCTGCCCACCAGTGGCCTGTCCTCCGTGGGGGCGaacagcagcggcagcaacagtgccggcggcagcagcaacagcagcaacagcggcagcagccTAAGGAACTCGGTCGTCGGCCACATTGGCTCCACCTCTGGA ACAACTGTGCCGACGTTGGCGAGTCAGGATCCGCACCAACATCCCCATCATCTGAACTCGAATGCTCCCCTGCCGCCCGGAGCCAAAGGCAAGGATCAGGCCCTGCTGATGCGCCAGAAGATGCACCTGGGCCTGGGCGTCTTGGACGGTGGTGGCGGTTCGGCGTCAGATTCGGTCGTAAATCATGCCTACAATTCGGTCAACAACTCGGTCACTGGCGGCAGTCTAAGCAGCTTACG CCTTTCCCCGTCGCTCACCAGCTACACCAAGAGTCCCATACCGACGATTGTCGGGCACACGAACAATGTGAGCAACGCCTACTCCTGCAGCACACCCTTCGGACTGAAGTCGAGCCTTGACGGCGGCCTACTGGTGGCCTCCGCTTCCCCGGCCACGCCCACTGCCTCATCCGTCGTTAGCGGCGGCGTCAATAGCTGCGTTGGCCAAAATATAGTGCCCGGTTTGGGCCCCGTCAGCGGTATCAGTGTGATCACGTCGATGGGCAGCAACAGTGCCTCCAATAGCGGTGCGACAGGCATTGGCGAGGGACCACCGACGCCCACCCAGGAGCTGGATCTGAGCGGTTCTGTGCTGGATCAGCAGGCGCAGCAAGCGGCCGCCgtagcagcagcggcagcagcagcagcggccgGCATGAGCCAGCAACTGGCAGCGCAGCAGAGAGGCAAAT TGGATGGCGCATCATCGGCCACTCTGAGCACGCTGCAGAGCTGTGTGGGATCGTCGGTGCAGGCGGCCAACCTGCGAGGTCCCGAGATATCGCCCAAACTGGCCAAATACTTTCGCGCTGATCTGATCGCGCACGTAACGAACTGGCAGGCGGAGGTGCTGGAGCGTCAGGTAAGCTGTGAG AAATGCTGCGAGGATACACATCTGTTTGGGGACATCACCTGCACGAGGATATGTGCGGAGCTGAAGTGTGCCAGGAGTTTAGTGAGGAGCACAGAGATCAACGCCACCCTGCAGGAACAGAA AATCATGTATCTGCGCCAGCAGATCCGCCGGATTGAGGAGTCGAAGACTCAGAACGCGTTCATGTCGGACGATACTTAG
- the LOC6504500 gene encoding WW domain-containing adapter protein with coiled-coil homolog isoform X4: MVMHARKPQRMNDGYFEKHTSHTSYQSSKYSSSKRDYERDRSSNYRDRDLSPGGGGGGGGGGGGGSGGGGGGSSGNGGGGGGPLNNGNSYRSQSPDIDSPSSRSHDLRDRSDHRGGGGGSGRGGSGERYSFIQKMRDRDRDAYKKDKYSDKRDRRGNDRDSESSYRTNHDRDRRGGGGGGGGGSGAGGKLCSSRENDKRSGSDDRDRDRDRDMRDLRDKRDRGSDRDRDLYKKDKYADKRERSDRGERTARYGDWSEHVSSSGKMYYYNCKTEISQWEKPKEWVDRERNLPRDQHREKDYRDKDRDRDRDDRFSRSTYKHSNSSRDNSRLRWNYDNDGPPSHRRRLDGRHNDNADMDISGDSTPTSEASYSLSGTPTAHSGGGGGGGGSGGGGGGGGGNGGDQPMGNALPRLASHPNASSSNSSVSGGPLGAAAVVAASAAVAAAALHYGGGGAGLVTGATMLPTSGLSSVGANSSGSNSAGGSSNSSNSGSSLRNSVVGHIGSTSGTTVPTLASQDPHQHPHHLNSNAPLPPGAKGKDQALLMRQKMHLGLGVLDGGGGSASDSVVNHAYNSVNNSVTGGSLSSLRDNNVNSPLYMPHPHHSLSPSLTSYTKSPIPTIVGHTNNVSNAYSCSTPFGLKSSLDGGLLVASASPATPTASSVVSGGVNSCVGQNIVPGLGPVSGISVITSMGSNSASNSGATGIGEGPPTPTQELDLSGSVLDQQAQQAAAVAAAAAAAAAGMSQQLAAQQRGKLDGASSATLSTLQSCVGSSVQAANLRGPEISPKLAKYFRADLIAHVTNWQAEVLERQVSCEKCCEDTHLFGDITCTRICAELKCARSLVRSTEINATLQEQKIMYLRQQIRRIEESKTQNAFMSDDT, from the exons ATGGTAATGCATGCTAGAAAACCGCAGCGTATGAACGATGG GTACTTTGAGAAGCATACCAGTCACACATCCTACCAG AGCTCAAAGTACAGCAGTTCAAAGCGCGACTACGAACGCGACCGTTCCTCCAATTACCGCGATCGCGACCTGTCAcctggcggcggcggcggaggcggtggcggcggcggcggtggcagcggcggaggcggtggcggcagcagcggcaatggcggcggcggcggcggaccACTAAACAATGGCAACAGCTATCGCTCCCAGTCGCCGGACATTGATTCGCCATCGTCGCGGTCGCACGATCTCAGGGATCGCAGCGATCACcggggcggcggcggcggcagtggGCGTGGCGGCAGCGGCGAACGCTACAGTTTCATCCAAAAGATGCGCGACAGGGATCGCGATGCCTACAAGAAGGATAAATATTCAG ACAAACGCGATCGGCGGGGCAATGACCGGGACTCGGAGTCGTCGTATCGCACCAACCACGACAGGGATCGGCGCGGCGGTggaggcggcggtggcggaggCAGCGGGGCCGGTGGCAAGCTCTGCTCCTCCAGGGAGAACGACAAGCGTTCCGGTTCCGATGACCGCGACCGGGACAGGGATCGGGACATGCGCGATCTGCGCGACAAGCGGGATCGGGGCTCTGATCGCGATCGGGATTTGTACAAGAAGGACAAGTACGCAG acaaacgCGAAAGGAGCGATCGCGGCGAGCGAACAGCGCGCTACGGCGACTGGAGTGAGCACGTAAGCTCGTCGG GGAAAATGTATTACTACAACTGCAAGACGGAGATCTCCCAGTGGGAGAAGCCAAAGGAATGGGTGGATAGGGAAAG GAATTTGCCGCGTGATCAGCACCGTGAGAAGGACTATCGTGACAAGGATCGCGATCGGGACCGCGATGATCGCTTCTCCAGATCGA CTTACAAACATTCCAATTCTTCGCGGGACAATTCACGACTGAGATGGAATTACGACAACGATGGCCCGCCCAGCCATCGAAGGCGTTTGGATG GACGACACAATGACAATGCTGACATGGACATAAGCGGCGACTCGACGCCCACCTCAGAGGCCAGCTACTCCCTGAGCGGCACGCCCACGGCACACAgcggtggtggcggcggcggcggtggaagcggtggaggaggaggtggaggtggaggaaaTGGTGGCGACCAGCCCATGGGCAACGCCCTGCCCCGCCTGGCCTCCCATCCCAatgccagcagcagcaactcctCGGTGTCGGGAGGACCGCTTGGCGCCGCTGCCGTAGTGGCAGCATCGGCAGCTGTAGCGGCAGCGGCACTCCACTATGGCGGCGGTGGGGCGGGACTGGTGACGGGAGCCACCATGCTGCCCACCAGTGGCCTGTCCTCCGTGGGGGCGaacagcagcggcagcaacagtgccggcggcagcagcaacagcagcaacagcggcagcagccTAAGGAACTCGGTCGTCGGCCACATTGGCTCCACCTCTGGA ACAACTGTGCCGACGTTGGCGAGTCAGGATCCGCACCAACATCCCCATCATCTGAACTCGAATGCTCCCCTGCCGCCCGGAGCCAAAGGCAAGGATCAGGCCCTGCTGATGCGCCAGAAGATGCACCTGGGCCTGGGCGTCTTGGACGGTGGTGGCGGTTCGGCGTCAGATTCGGTCGTAAATCATGCCTACAATTCGGTCAACAACTCGGTCACTGGCGGCAGTCTAAGCAGCTTACG GGATAATAATGTTAACTCCCCGCTGTATATGCCCCATCCGCATCATAGCCTTTCCCCGTCGCTCACCAGCTACACCAAGAGTCCCATACCGACGATTGTCGGGCACACGAACAATGTGAGCAACGCCTACTCCTGCAGCACACCCTTCGGACTGAAGTCGAGCCTTGACGGCGGCCTACTGGTGGCCTCCGCTTCCCCGGCCACGCCCACTGCCTCATCCGTCGTTAGCGGCGGCGTCAATAGCTGCGTTGGCCAAAATATAGTGCCCGGTTTGGGCCCCGTCAGCGGTATCAGTGTGATCACGTCGATGGGCAGCAACAGTGCCTCCAATAGCGGTGCGACAGGCATTGGCGAGGGACCACCGACGCCCACCCAGGAGCTGGATCTGAGCGGTTCTGTGCTGGATCAGCAGGCGCAGCAAGCGGCCGCCgtagcagcagcggcagcagcagcagcggccgGCATGAGCCAGCAACTGGCAGCGCAGCAGAGAGGCAAAT TGGATGGCGCATCATCGGCCACTCTGAGCACGCTGCAGAGCTGTGTGGGATCGTCGGTGCAGGCGGCCAACCTGCGAGGTCCCGAGATATCGCCCAAACTGGCCAAATACTTTCGCGCTGATCTGATCGCGCACGTAACGAACTGGCAGGCGGAGGTGCTGGAGCGTCAGGTAAGCTGTGAG AAATGCTGCGAGGATACACATCTGTTTGGGGACATCACCTGCACGAGGATATGTGCGGAGCTGAAGTGTGCCAGGAGTTTAGTGAGGAGCACAGAGATCAACGCCACCCTGCAGGAACAGAA AATCATGTATCTGCGCCAGCAGATCCGCCGGATTGAGGAGTCGAAGACTCAGAACGCGTTCATGTCGGACGATACTTAG
- the LOC6504500 gene encoding WW domain-containing adapter protein with coiled-coil homolog isoform X8 → MKTSMRSNSNNNNKNNTNNHHHHSNSNNNMAVDLSLATSTISNCNSNISNNNNNTNNNNNNNNNNNSGSKSSAAGTMAAASTSSAVGLCRLESSKYSSSKRDYERDRSSNYRDRDLSPGGGGGGGGGGGGGSGGGGGGSSGNGGGGGGPLNNGNSYRSQSPDIDSPSSRSHDLRDRSDHRGGGGGSGRGGSGERYSFIQKMRDRDRDAYKKDKYSDKRDRRGNDRDSESSYRTNHDRDRRGGGGGGGGGSGAGGKLCSSRENDKRSGSDDRDRDRDRDMRDLRDKRDRGSDRDRDLYKKDKYADKRERSDRGERTARYGDWSEHVSSSGKMYYYNCKTEISQWEKPKEWVDRERNLPRDQHREKDYRDKDRDRDRDDRFSRSTYKHSNSSRDNSRLRWNYDNDGPPSHRRRLDGRHNDNADMDISGDSTPTSEASYSLSGTPTAHSGGGGGGGGSGGGGGGGGGNGGDQPMGNALPRLASHPNASSSNSSVSGGPLGAAAVVAASAAVAAAALHYGGGGAGLVTGATMLPTSGLSSVGANSSGSNSAGGSSNSSNSGSSLRNSVVGHIGSTSGTTVPTLASQDPHQHPHHLNSNAPLPPGAKGKDQALLMRQKMHLGLGVLDGGGGSASDSVVNHAYNSVNNSVTGGSLSSLRDNNVNSPLYMPHPHHSLSPSLTSYTKSPIPTIVGHTNNVSNAYSCSTPFGLKSSLDGGLLVASASPATPTASSVVSGGVNSCVGQNIVPGLGPVSGISVITSMGSNSASNSGATGIGEGPPTPTQELDLSGSVLDQQAQQAAAVAAAAAAAAAGMSQQLAAQQRGKLDGASSATLSTLQSCVGSSVQAANLRGPEISPKLAKYFRADLIAHVTNWQAEVLERQAQKCCEDTHLFGDITCTRICAELKCARSLVRSTEINATLQEQKIMYLRQQIRRIEESKTQNAFMSDDT, encoded by the exons atgaaaacatctatgaggagcaacagcaacaacaacaacaaaaacaacaccaacaaccaccaccatcactccaacagcaacaacaacatggcTGTTGATCTGTCACTTGCAACATCAACAATTTCCAATTGCAATAGCAAcataagcaacaacaacaataacaccaataataacaataataataataataataataatagtggAAGTAAAAGTTCAGCAGCAGGAACAATGGCAGCTGCCTCGACCTCATCAGCTGTGGGCCTCTGCCGTTTAGAa AGCTCAAAGTACAGCAGTTCAAAGCGCGACTACGAACGCGACCGTTCCTCCAATTACCGCGATCGCGACCTGTCAcctggcggcggcggcggaggcggtggcggcggcggcggtggcagcggcggaggcggtggcggcagcagcggcaatggcggcggcggcggcggaccACTAAACAATGGCAACAGCTATCGCTCCCAGTCGCCGGACATTGATTCGCCATCGTCGCGGTCGCACGATCTCAGGGATCGCAGCGATCACcggggcggcggcggcggcagtggGCGTGGCGGCAGCGGCGAACGCTACAGTTTCATCCAAAAGATGCGCGACAGGGATCGCGATGCCTACAAGAAGGATAAATATTCAG ACAAACGCGATCGGCGGGGCAATGACCGGGACTCGGAGTCGTCGTATCGCACCAACCACGACAGGGATCGGCGCGGCGGTggaggcggcggtggcggaggCAGCGGGGCCGGTGGCAAGCTCTGCTCCTCCAGGGAGAACGACAAGCGTTCCGGTTCCGATGACCGCGACCGGGACAGGGATCGGGACATGCGCGATCTGCGCGACAAGCGGGATCGGGGCTCTGATCGCGATCGGGATTTGTACAAGAAGGACAAGTACGCAG acaaacgCGAAAGGAGCGATCGCGGCGAGCGAACAGCGCGCTACGGCGACTGGAGTGAGCACGTAAGCTCGTCGG GGAAAATGTATTACTACAACTGCAAGACGGAGATCTCCCAGTGGGAGAAGCCAAAGGAATGGGTGGATAGGGAAAG GAATTTGCCGCGTGATCAGCACCGTGAGAAGGACTATCGTGACAAGGATCGCGATCGGGACCGCGATGATCGCTTCTCCAGATCGA CTTACAAACATTCCAATTCTTCGCGGGACAATTCACGACTGAGATGGAATTACGACAACGATGGCCCGCCCAGCCATCGAAGGCGTTTGGATG GACGACACAATGACAATGCTGACATGGACATAAGCGGCGACTCGACGCCCACCTCAGAGGCCAGCTACTCCCTGAGCGGCACGCCCACGGCACACAgcggtggtggcggcggcggcggtggaagcggtggaggaggaggtggaggtggaggaaaTGGTGGCGACCAGCCCATGGGCAACGCCCTGCCCCGCCTGGCCTCCCATCCCAatgccagcagcagcaactcctCGGTGTCGGGAGGACCGCTTGGCGCCGCTGCCGTAGTGGCAGCATCGGCAGCTGTAGCGGCAGCGGCACTCCACTATGGCGGCGGTGGGGCGGGACTGGTGACGGGAGCCACCATGCTGCCCACCAGTGGCCTGTCCTCCGTGGGGGCGaacagcagcggcagcaacagtgccggcggcagcagcaacagcagcaacagcggcagcagccTAAGGAACTCGGTCGTCGGCCACATTGGCTCCACCTCTGGA ACAACTGTGCCGACGTTGGCGAGTCAGGATCCGCACCAACATCCCCATCATCTGAACTCGAATGCTCCCCTGCCGCCCGGAGCCAAAGGCAAGGATCAGGCCCTGCTGATGCGCCAGAAGATGCACCTGGGCCTGGGCGTCTTGGACGGTGGTGGCGGTTCGGCGTCAGATTCGGTCGTAAATCATGCCTACAATTCGGTCAACAACTCGGTCACTGGCGGCAGTCTAAGCAGCTTACG GGATAATAATGTTAACTCCCCGCTGTATATGCCCCATCCGCATCATAGCCTTTCCCCGTCGCTCACCAGCTACACCAAGAGTCCCATACCGACGATTGTCGGGCACACGAACAATGTGAGCAACGCCTACTCCTGCAGCACACCCTTCGGACTGAAGTCGAGCCTTGACGGCGGCCTACTGGTGGCCTCCGCTTCCCCGGCCACGCCCACTGCCTCATCCGTCGTTAGCGGCGGCGTCAATAGCTGCGTTGGCCAAAATATAGTGCCCGGTTTGGGCCCCGTCAGCGGTATCAGTGTGATCACGTCGATGGGCAGCAACAGTGCCTCCAATAGCGGTGCGACAGGCATTGGCGAGGGACCACCGACGCCCACCCAGGAGCTGGATCTGAGCGGTTCTGTGCTGGATCAGCAGGCGCAGCAAGCGGCCGCCgtagcagcagcggcagcagcagcagcggccgGCATGAGCCAGCAACTGGCAGCGCAGCAGAGAGGCAAAT TGGATGGCGCATCATCGGCCACTCTGAGCACGCTGCAGAGCTGTGTGGGATCGTCGGTGCAGGCGGCCAACCTGCGAGGTCCCGAGATATCGCCCAAACTGGCCAAATACTTTCGCGCTGATCTGATCGCGCACGTAACGAACTGGCAGGCGGAGGTGCTGGAGCGTCAG GCGCAGAAATGCTGCGAGGATACACATCTGTTTGGGGACATCACCTGCACGAGGATATGTGCGGAGCTGAAGTGTGCCAGGAGTTTAGTGAGGAGCACAGAGATCAACGCCACCCTGCAGGAACAGAA AATCATGTATCTGCGCCAGCAGATCCGCCGGATTGAGGAGTCGAAGACTCAGAACGCGTTCATGTCGGACGATACTTAG